In one Streptomyces sp. NBC_01288 genomic region, the following are encoded:
- a CDS encoding M4 family metallopeptidase, which produces MTRHDRYPHHPRYTAALVLTAVGTLLAAGMQTGAASAAPSGHTASAKILATPRAGAAPAALSPSKHAALLKSAGAAVKSTAKTLGLGAKEKLVVKDVSQDADGTTHTRYERTYSGLPVLGGDLVVHAKSGRLTVTKAAKAGLSLPDITPNVTSATVKTKALAAAAKAGGEQAKLDAAPRLVVWAAGAKPVLAWEAVVGGFQDDGTPNELHVITDADSGKAVFQYQGIETGTGTGQFNGTVPLGTTLSGSTYQLVDGDRAGHRTYDLNQGTSGTGTLFTDDNDVWGDGTQSNRQTAGVDVAFGASATWDYYKDVFGRNGIRNDGVAAYSRAHYGNNYVNAFWDDTCFCMTYGDGSGNTHPLTALDVAAHEMSHGVTAATAGLTYSGESGGLNEATSDIFAAAVEFHADLPADVPDYMVGEKIDINGNGTPLRYMDKPSKDGASRDYWSSTLGSVDVHYSSGPANHLFYLLSEGSGAKTVNGVAYDSPTYDGVPVAGIGIDNAQKVWYRALTTYMTSSTNYAGARTATLQAAADLFGAYSPTYLAVADAWAAINVGSRIALGVNVAPVAAQISGVGQAVSLQTDAYTTNSGAGLTYSATGLPDGLSISSTGLISGVPTTLGTSDVTVTVTDDTGATATVAFGWRIANIYASATRVDIPDNAGAVESPITVTGRDGNASATTQVYVKIVHTYRGDLTVDLVGPNGTVYSLLNRSGGSADNVEQTFTVDTSAQPVNGTWKLRVQDHAAVDVGYIDQWQLTP; this is translated from the coding sequence TTGACCCGGCATGACCGTTATCCGCACCACCCCAGATACACCGCAGCCCTCGTGCTCACCGCGGTCGGCACCCTGCTGGCCGCCGGTATGCAGACCGGTGCGGCCTCCGCCGCTCCCAGCGGGCACACCGCCTCCGCGAAGATCCTGGCCACGCCCCGGGCCGGAGCGGCCCCGGCCGCCCTGTCGCCGTCGAAGCACGCCGCCCTCCTCAAGAGCGCGGGCGCGGCCGTCAAGAGCACGGCGAAGACCCTCGGCCTCGGCGCCAAGGAGAAGCTCGTCGTCAAGGACGTCAGCCAGGACGCCGACGGCACCACCCACACCCGCTACGAGCGGACGTACTCCGGGCTGCCCGTCCTCGGCGGCGACCTGGTCGTCCACGCCAAGAGCGGCCGCCTCACGGTCACGAAGGCCGCGAAGGCCGGACTGAGTCTGCCGGACATCACCCCCAACGTGACGTCGGCGACGGTGAAGACCAAGGCGCTCGCGGCCGCGGCCAAGGCGGGCGGCGAACAGGCCAAGCTCGACGCGGCCCCCCGGCTCGTCGTCTGGGCCGCCGGAGCCAAGCCCGTCCTCGCCTGGGAAGCGGTGGTCGGCGGCTTCCAGGACGACGGCACGCCCAACGAACTGCACGTGATCACCGACGCCGACTCCGGCAAGGCCGTCTTCCAGTACCAGGGCATCGAAACGGGCACCGGCACCGGCCAGTTCAACGGAACGGTCCCGCTCGGCACCACGCTCTCCGGCTCGACGTACCAACTCGTCGACGGCGACCGCGCCGGGCACCGCACCTACGACCTGAACCAGGGCACCTCCGGCACCGGCACCCTCTTCACGGATGACAACGATGTCTGGGGCGACGGAACCCAGAGCAACCGGCAGACCGCGGGCGTGGACGTCGCGTTCGGCGCGTCGGCGACCTGGGACTACTACAAGGACGTCTTCGGCCGCAACGGCATACGCAACGACGGGGTGGCCGCCTACAGCCGGGCCCACTACGGCAACAACTACGTCAACGCGTTCTGGGACGACACCTGCTTCTGCATGACCTACGGCGACGGCTCGGGCAACACCCACCCGCTGACCGCGCTCGACGTGGCCGCGCACGAGATGAGCCACGGTGTCACCGCCGCCACCGCCGGCCTCACCTACTCCGGCGAGTCGGGCGGCCTGAACGAGGCCACCTCGGACATCTTCGCCGCCGCGGTGGAGTTCCACGCCGACCTGCCCGCCGACGTCCCCGACTACATGGTCGGCGAGAAGATCGACATCAACGGCAACGGCACACCGCTGCGTTACATGGACAAGCCCTCCAAGGACGGTGCGTCCCGCGACTATTGGAGCTCGACGCTCGGCAGCGTCGACGTCCACTACTCCTCGGGCCCGGCGAACCACCTCTTCTACCTGCTGTCCGAGGGCAGCGGCGCGAAGACCGTCAACGGCGTGGCCTACGACAGCCCGACCTACGACGGCGTGCCCGTCGCCGGCATCGGCATCGACAACGCCCAGAAGGTCTGGTATCGGGCGCTGACCACGTACATGACCTCGTCCACGAACTACGCCGGTGCCCGCACCGCGACCCTCCAGGCCGCCGCGGACCTCTTCGGCGCCTACAGCCCGACCTACCTCGCCGTGGCCGACGCGTGGGCCGCGATCAACGTGGGAAGCCGGATCGCGCTCGGCGTCAACGTGGCCCCGGTCGCCGCCCAGATCAGCGGAGTCGGCCAGGCCGTGTCCCTCCAGACGGACGCGTACACCACCAACTCCGGTGCGGGCCTGACCTATTCGGCCACGGGACTGCCCGACGGCCTGTCCATCAGCAGCACCGGTCTGATCTCCGGCGTCCCGACCACCCTCGGGACCAGTGACGTCACGGTGACCGTCACCGACGACACGGGCGCGACCGCCACCGTCGCCTTCGGCTGGCGGATCGCCAACATCTACGCCAGCGCCACCCGCGTCGACATCCCCGACAACGCCGGTGCCGTGGAGTCCCCGATCACGGTCACCGGCCGCGACGGCAACGCCTCCGCCACCACCCAGGTCTACGTCAAGATCGTCCACACATACCGCGGCGACCTGACCGTCGACCTCGTGGGCCCGAACGGAACGGTCTACTCCCTGCTGAACCGCTCCGGCGGCTCCGCGGACAACGTCGAACAGACCTTCACCGTCGACACCTCCGCCCAACCGGTCAACGGCACCTGGAAGTTGAGGGTGCAGGACCACGCGGCGGTCGACGTCGGCTACATCGACCAGTGGCAGCTCACTCCGTGA
- a CDS encoding SDR family NAD(P)-dependent oxidoreductase, whose translation MNSSRIALVTGANQGLGRALVEGLAARMGPDDLVLLTGRDERRVTDAAHEVASLPGTRSRVEGRVLDVTDTDAIAHLADDLRQRHGGVDIVISNAVARVLPGESQAARADEFIDVSNTATHTMLRSFGPVLRPGGRFLVVASSLGTLGHLDPALHGLFDGASLDQVEYAVESWRGAVHHRTTAEAGWPLWLNVPSKVAQVAAVRAVAAERREHDLATGTLIASVCPGMVDTDTSRPWFSDFSQARSPADAASAVLDLVFAEHVDPTHYGELVRFGKALDWYGGTPPVEQDRLITP comes from the coding sequence ATGAACAGTTCACGCATCGCCCTCGTCACGGGCGCCAACCAAGGACTCGGCCGCGCCCTCGTCGAGGGGTTGGCGGCCCGCATGGGCCCCGACGACCTGGTCCTGCTCACCGGCCGCGACGAGCGGCGCGTCACCGACGCGGCCCACGAGGTCGCGAGCCTGCCCGGCACCCGCAGCCGCGTCGAGGGCCGGGTCCTGGACGTCACCGACACCGACGCGATCGCCCACCTGGCCGACGATCTCCGGCAGCGTCACGGCGGGGTCGACATCGTGATCTCGAACGCCGTGGCCCGGGTGCTGCCCGGGGAGTCGCAGGCGGCCCGCGCCGACGAGTTCATCGACGTCTCCAACACCGCGACCCACACGATGCTGCGCTCCTTCGGCCCCGTACTGCGCCCGGGCGGCCGGTTCCTCGTCGTGGCCAGCAGCCTCGGCACCCTCGGGCACCTGGACCCCGCGCTGCACGGCCTGTTCGACGGCGCGAGCCTGGACCAGGTCGAGTACGCCGTCGAGTCCTGGCGCGGCGCCGTCCACCACCGCACCACGGCCGAGGCGGGCTGGCCGCTCTGGCTGAACGTGCCCTCGAAGGTGGCCCAGGTCGCCGCTGTCCGCGCGGTCGCCGCCGAACGCCGCGAACACGACCTCGCGACCGGCACGTTGATCGCCTCGGTCTGCCCGGGCATGGTCGACACGGACACCTCCCGCCCCTGGTTCAGCGACTTCAGCCAGGCCCGGTCCCCCGCCGACGCGGCGAGCGCCGTCCTCGACCTCGTCTTCGCCGAGCACGTCGACCCCACCCACTACGGCGAGTTGGTCCGCTTCGGCAAGGCCCTGGACTGGTACGGCGGCACACCGCCGGTGGAACAGGACCGGCTGATCACACCGTGA
- the murJ gene encoding murein biosynthesis integral membrane protein MurJ, with the protein MIEESSPERPDRLGTRRRHAAQRKPKGGGGLLRSTALMAAGTMVSRATGLIRMVLQGAALGTGLLATTYNQANTVPTSLYFLLIGGALNSVLVPQLVRARAEDPDGGAAFEQRLVTLVLCVLGIGTALATWAAPEIIGVYQHDTPATHDAFRLTVVFARFLLPQIFLYGVFSIFGQVLNARSRFGAMMWTPVLNNLVLITMFGLYLGLMTAPEQVADITGAQVRLLGLGTTIALAVQALALVPYALAAGFRFRPRFDWRGTGLRKSVNAARWTLLFVLANLAASTVVTRLASDADAARPRDGVGYTAYSYAQQIWMLPQSIVTVSLVTALLPRMSRAVAEHRVDDLRADLSRALRVSGVVIVPAAFFFLAFGPQTAQLLFAHGSADASATAPLGHMLQAFGLGLIPFSAQYLLLRGFYAFEDTRTPFRMAVWIGGINIGLAAACHILLPASWAVTGMAGAYALSYAIGLLVTALRLRRRTEGLLDGRRICRTYAKLTTAAVAAGGAGWLLARVCDRALSSDSWAPALSLAAGGTAMALLFLLLARLLRIGELRSLPGLG; encoded by the coding sequence ATGATCGAGGAGAGTTCGCCCGAGCGGCCGGATCGCTTGGGGACACGACGGAGGCACGCCGCGCAGAGGAAGCCCAAAGGCGGTGGTGGGCTGCTGCGTTCGACCGCGCTGATGGCGGCGGGCACCATGGTCTCGCGCGCCACCGGACTGATACGGATGGTGCTCCAGGGCGCCGCACTCGGCACCGGACTGCTGGCCACCACCTACAACCAGGCCAACACGGTGCCGACAAGTCTGTACTTCCTGCTGATCGGCGGCGCGCTGAACTCCGTCCTGGTCCCCCAACTGGTCCGCGCCCGCGCCGAGGACCCCGACGGCGGGGCCGCCTTCGAACAGCGGCTGGTCACCCTGGTGTTGTGCGTCCTCGGCATCGGGACCGCACTGGCCACATGGGCCGCCCCCGAGATCATCGGCGTCTATCAGCACGACACACCCGCCACCCACGACGCCTTCCGGCTGACCGTGGTGTTCGCCCGTTTCCTGCTGCCGCAGATCTTCCTCTACGGCGTCTTCAGCATCTTCGGCCAAGTCCTCAACGCCCGGAGCCGGTTCGGCGCGATGATGTGGACCCCGGTGCTCAACAACCTCGTCCTGATCACCATGTTCGGCCTCTACCTCGGCCTGATGACCGCGCCGGAACAGGTCGCGGACATCACCGGTGCCCAGGTCCGGCTGCTCGGACTCGGGACCACGATCGCGCTGGCCGTCCAGGCACTCGCGTTGGTCCCCTACGCCCTCGCGGCCGGGTTCCGGTTCCGCCCGCGATTCGACTGGCGCGGCACCGGGCTGCGCAAGAGCGTCAACGCCGCACGCTGGACCCTGCTGTTCGTGCTGGCCAACCTGGCGGCGAGCACGGTGGTGACCCGGCTGGCCTCCGACGCGGACGCCGCCCGTCCCCGCGACGGTGTCGGGTACACCGCCTACAGCTACGCCCAGCAGATCTGGATGTTGCCCCAGTCGATCGTCACCGTCTCGCTCGTCACGGCCCTGCTCCCGCGCATGAGCCGGGCCGTGGCCGAACACCGCGTCGACGACCTGCGGGCCGACCTGTCCCGCGCGCTGCGGGTCAGCGGTGTCGTCATCGTCCCGGCCGCCTTCTTCTTCCTCGCCTTCGGCCCGCAGACGGCTCAACTCCTGTTCGCCCACGGCTCCGCCGACGCCTCGGCCACCGCGCCGCTGGGCCACATGCTCCAGGCCTTCGGCCTGGGACTGATCCCGTTCTCCGCGCAGTACCTCCTGCTCCGCGGCTTCTACGCCTTCGAGGACACCCGTACGCCGTTCCGGATGGCCGTGTGGATCGGCGGCATCAACATCGGCCTCGCCGCGGCCTGCCACATCCTGTTGCCCGCGAGCTGGGCGGTCACGGGGATGGCCGGCGCCTATGCGCTGTCGTACGCGATCGGTCTGCTGGTGACCGCGCTGCGTCTGCGGCGACGTACGGAAGGACTGCTCGACGGACGCCGGATCTGTCGCACTTACGCGAAACTGACCACGGCCGCCGTCGCCGCCGGCGGCGCCGGGTGGCTCCTCGCCCGCGTCTGCGATCGAGCCCTGTCCTCGGACTCCTGGGCGCCCGCGCTCTCGCTGGCCGCGGGCGGCACCGCGATGGCCCTGCTGTTCCTCCTCCTGGCACGGCTCCTGAGGATCGGGGAGCTGCGGAGCCTGCCCGGACTGGGATGA
- a CDS encoding aminoglycoside phosphotransferase family protein — protein sequence MYTASSSVSAPPRSLHPRPGAGGPYLDPARPAAAPVLGAGRPRRVPGLGPQPLSGRLDLSGPQGAQLRTAIASVHRICPEFAPVQVLRRNGRSVLLVGTTGRSTAVAKCLLDHSPAWAERIRHEIAAYRSFVRHRPPVRVPRLIAADPDNCTLVIERMPGRVAALHRHPAEAPPRADIRAALGSICRLNAWRPPAGTFDAPLDYAARISRFHELGLLTDRDMGDLQKLLHGIAHSAGRGGMGQFCHGDALLSNILLSPAGPVLVDWEHAGWYLPGYDLATLWAVLGDAPVARRQISQIAQSAGPASRDAFLVNLMLVLTREIRTYEMAVQRSMHDSAPAAPGVVAHPGAAPSGEEQRLLLRRLHDDCQMARRAVRAAVGTR from the coding sequence ATGTACACAGCATCGTCCTCCGTGTCCGCCCCGCCCCGGTCGCTGCACCCCCGCCCGGGCGCCGGCGGCCCCTACCTCGACCCGGCGCGGCCGGCGGCCGCCCCCGTGCTCGGTGCGGGCAGGCCGCGGCGCGTTCCCGGGCTCGGCCCCCAACCCCTCAGCGGGAGACTCGACTTGTCCGGCCCTCAGGGCGCCCAGCTGCGTACGGCGATCGCGTCGGTGCACCGGATCTGCCCGGAGTTCGCTCCGGTGCAGGTGCTACGCCGCAACGGGCGCTCCGTGCTCCTGGTCGGAACGACCGGACGCAGCACGGCCGTCGCGAAGTGTTTACTGGACCACTCCCCCGCGTGGGCCGAGCGGATCCGGCACGAGATAGCGGCCTACCGCTCGTTCGTCCGGCACCGCCCGCCGGTGCGGGTGCCGCGGCTGATCGCGGCGGACCCGGACAACTGCACGCTGGTCATCGAGCGGATGCCGGGCCGGGTGGCGGCGCTGCACCGGCACCCGGCGGAGGCCCCGCCGCGGGCGGACATCCGGGCGGCGCTCGGCTCCATCTGCCGGCTGAACGCCTGGCGGCCGCCGGCGGGCACGTTCGACGCCCCGCTGGATTACGCGGCCCGTATCTCCCGCTTTCACGAGCTGGGGCTGCTCACCGACCGGGACATGGGAGACCTGCAGAAGCTGCTGCACGGCATCGCGCACTCGGCGGGCCGCGGCGGGATGGGCCAGTTCTGTCACGGTGACGCCCTGCTGTCCAACATCCTTCTCTCACCGGCCGGTCCAGTGCTGGTGGACTGGGAGCACGCCGGCTGGTACCTGCCGGGCTACGACCTGGCCACGCTGTGGGCGGTCCTCGGGGACGCTCCGGTGGCCCGGCGGCAGATCAGTCAGATCGCGCAGTCGGCGGGACCGGCGTCGCGTGACGCGTTCCTGGTGAACCTGATGCTGGTGCTGACCCGCGAGATCCGTACCTACGAGATGGCCGTGCAGCGTTCGATGCACGACTCGGCCCCGGCGGCACCGGGAGTGGTGGCCCACCCGGGTGCTGCGCCGTCCGGCGAGGAACAGCGGCTGCTGCTGAGGCGGCTGCACGACGACTGCCAGATGGCCCGACGGGCCGTGCGTGCGGCGGTCGGCACTCGCTGA
- a CDS encoding N-acetylmuramoyl-L-alanine amidase encodes MRGTSTDPTRSPGHRRARRSAGALATAALLLPLLGAAPSASPTDSSAATLQRAFASASAEYHVPQTVLLAVSYLQSRWDTHGGAPSVTGGYGPMHLTDARTALAATEHLSEGSEDPRGDSARTALHPTAQIPADSQLPARLKTLTKAAELTGLPATDLRTDGSANVAGGAALLADAQKGLGESLSADPADWYGAIARFSGADDTATAAAYANDVYDVIHTGEARTTDAGQQVALAAQPDLAPDTAQLRETGLRTVSADGTECPKKVSCEWIPAPYSRFGDDDYGNHDLGDRPASQSIKYIVIHDTEGQWAGVLNLVQDPTYVSWNYTIRSTDGLIAQHVKAKDVAWHAGNWYINAKSIGIEHEGFLAAPDAWYTEAMYRSSARLVSYLTRKYGIPLDRQHILGHDNVPGPTTSTVPGMHTDPGPYWDWAHYFDLLGHPVKQTAKKGGGLVTIRPDYARNQPVYTGCVTAGQPCAVHGSSEVRLYSGPGETYPLIKDIGLGTTPTTGVNDLSSRVSTGQQYAVADRSGDWTAIWYLGQEAWFKNPKKQPTAVKAAGLVVTPKDGADSVPVYGRAYPEASAYPTGVPAQAISPLPYKLLKGQKYVVGDKVPGEYYYAVTFTTDSHKVVVGKDLYYEIQYGHRVEFVRAADVTVERSSR; translated from the coding sequence TTGCGAGGAACCTCGACCGACCCCACCCGCTCTCCCGGACACAGACGCGCGCGCCGGTCCGCAGGCGCGCTCGCCACCGCCGCCCTGCTGCTGCCCCTGCTGGGGGCGGCCCCCTCGGCGAGTCCCACCGACTCCTCCGCCGCCACCCTCCAGCGGGCGTTCGCGTCGGCGTCCGCCGAGTACCACGTGCCGCAGACGGTGCTGCTGGCCGTCTCCTACCTCCAGTCCCGCTGGGACACCCACGGCGGAGCGCCGAGCGTGACCGGCGGCTACGGCCCGATGCACCTCACGGACGCCCGCACCGCCCTCGCCGCGACGGAGCACCTGAGCGAGGGCTCCGAGGACCCCCGCGGCGACAGCGCCCGCACCGCCCTGCATCCCACCGCGCAGATCCCGGCGGACTCCCAACTCCCGGCCCGGCTCAAGACGTTGACGAAGGCGGCCGAGCTGACCGGCCTTCCGGCGACCGACCTCCGTACCGACGGGAGCGCCAATGTGGCCGGCGGTGCCGCACTGCTGGCCGACGCCCAGAAGGGCCTCGGTGAGTCGCTGAGCGCTGATCCGGCCGACTGGTACGGCGCGATCGCGCGCTTCTCCGGCGCCGACGACACGGCGACCGCGGCCGCGTATGCCAACGATGTCTACGACGTGATCCACACCGGCGAGGCGCGCACCACGGACGCCGGGCAGCAGGTCGCCCTGGCCGCCCAGCCGGACCTCGCGCCCGACACCGCGCAGCTGAGGGAGACCGGCCTGCGCACGGTCTCCGCCGACGGCACCGAGTGCCCCAAGAAGGTGTCCTGCGAGTGGATCCCCGCGCCGTACTCCCGGTTCGGGGACGACGACTACGGCAACCACGACCTGGGCGACCGGCCCGCGTCGCAGAGCATCAAGTACATCGTCATCCATGACACGGAAGGCCAGTGGGCCGGTGTCCTGAACCTGGTCCAGGACCCCACCTATGTGTCGTGGAACTACACGATCCGCTCCACCGACGGTCTCATCGCCCAGCATGTGAAGGCCAAGGACGTGGCCTGGCACGCGGGCAACTGGTACATCAACGCCAAGTCGATCGGCATCGAGCACGAGGGCTTCCTCGCGGCGCCGGACGCCTGGTACACGGAGGCGATGTACCGCTCGTCGGCGCGACTGGTGTCGTACCTGACCAGGAAGTACGGCATTCCGCTGGACCGGCAGCACATCCTCGGCCACGACAACGTGCCGGGGCCGACCACGTCCACGGTCCCCGGGATGCACACCGACCCGGGCCCGTACTGGGACTGGGCGCACTACTTCGACCTGCTGGGCCACCCGGTCAAGCAGACCGCGAAGAAGGGCGGCGGCCTGGTGACCATCCGTCCCGACTACGCCCGCAACCAGCCGGTGTACACGGGCTGCGTCACCGCCGGCCAGCCGTGCGCGGTGCACGGGTCGAGCGAGGTCCGGCTGTACTCCGGGCCCGGCGAGACCTACCCGCTGATCAAGGACATCGGCCTCGGGACGACCCCGACCACCGGGGTCAACGACCTCTCCTCACGGGTGTCCACGGGGCAGCAGTACGCGGTGGCCGACCGCTCCGGGGACTGGACCGCGATCTGGTACCTGGGACAGGAGGCCTGGTTCAAGAACCCGAAGAAGCAGCCCACCGCGGTGAAGGCGGCCGGTCTGGTGGTGACGCCGAAGGACGGTGCGGACAGCGTCCCGGTGTACGGCCGCGCCTACCCGGAGGCCTCTGCCTATCCGACGGGAGTACCCGCCCAGGCGATCTCCCCGCTGCCGTACAAACTGCTCAAGGGCCAGAAGTACGTGGTCGGTGACAAGGTGCCCGGCGAGTACTACTACGCGGTCACCTTCACCACCGACTCGCACAAGGTCGTCGTAGGAAAGGATCTCTACTACGAGATCCAGTACGGCCACCGGGTGGAGTTCGTGCGCGCCGCCGACGTGACGGTGGAGCGGTCGAGCCGCTAG
- a CDS encoding DNA-binding protein NsdB, with product MNGQPNSRLSDLFGLAGWSKGELARRVNRQAAAMGHPQLSTDTSRVRRWIDTGEIPRDPVPRVLAALFTERLGRVVTIEDLGLVRHGRTGKRPDDGSVEHPDGVPWAPERTAAVLTEFTGMDLMLNRRGLVGAGAALAAGSALSSAMYAWLHSDPTLSADAPRFDDPLHADPAGFDRYEAAPIGSQEIEELEESVKVFRAWDAARGGGLQRKAVVGQLNEVGGMLAYRHPADVQRRLWGVAANLAVLAGWMSHDVGLEPTAQKYFVIAAHAAREGGDRPRAGEALSRAARQMVHLGRPDDALDLMKLAKTGSGDEVLPRTQAMLCTIEAWAQASMGKGQAMRRTLGQAEDLFVSDRGDVPSPSWMQTFKEEDLYGMQALAYRTLAEHEPGAAVHAQYFAAKALALRVDGRQRSKIFDFLSMASACFIADDPEQADRYARLALASMGSNSSHRTWDRLREMYRLTAQYAGYPKIHELREEIALALPKIQSRSPRAKGGNSAQA from the coding sequence GTGAACGGACAACCCAACTCCCGTCTCTCGGACCTGTTCGGCCTCGCCGGCTGGTCCAAGGGCGAGCTCGCACGGCGGGTCAACCGGCAGGCGGCGGCCATGGGCCACCCCCAGCTGTCGACCGACACCTCGCGGGTACGGCGTTGGATCGACACGGGAGAGATCCCGCGCGATCCGGTGCCGAGGGTGCTGGCGGCTCTGTTCACCGAGCGTCTCGGCCGTGTCGTGACCATCGAGGACCTCGGTCTGGTCCGGCACGGGCGTACGGGAAAACGGCCCGACGACGGGAGTGTGGAACATCCCGACGGTGTGCCGTGGGCGCCCGAACGGACTGCTGCGGTCCTCACCGAATTCACGGGAATGGACCTCATGCTCAACCGACGCGGCTTGGTGGGCGCGGGCGCCGCGCTCGCCGCAGGCTCCGCACTCAGCAGCGCCATGTACGCATGGCTGCACTCCGATCCGACTCTTTCCGCCGACGCTCCCCGGTTCGACGATCCCCTGCACGCCGACCCCGCTGGGTTCGACCGCTACGAGGCCGCCCCCATCGGGTCGCAGGAGATCGAGGAACTGGAGGAGTCCGTCAAGGTGTTCCGGGCCTGGGACGCGGCCCGCGGCGGCGGGCTGCAACGCAAGGCCGTGGTGGGACAGCTCAACGAGGTGGGCGGCATGCTCGCCTACCGGCACCCGGCCGATGTGCAGCGGCGCCTGTGGGGCGTCGCCGCCAACCTCGCCGTACTCGCGGGCTGGATGTCCCACGACGTCGGCCTGGAGCCCACGGCCCAGAAGTACTTCGTCATCGCCGCCCACGCGGCCCGTGAGGGCGGCGACCGGCCCCGCGCCGGGGAGGCGCTCTCACGGGCGGCTCGCCAGATGGTGCACCTCGGCCGGCCCGACGACGCGCTCGATCTCATGAAACTCGCCAAGACCGGCTCCGGCGACGAGGTGCTGCCGCGCACCCAGGCCATGCTCTGCACCATCGAGGCCTGGGCACAGGCGTCGATGGGCAAGGGCCAGGCCATGCGCCGCACCCTCGGCCAGGCGGAGGACCTCTTCGTCTCCGACCGCGGCGACGTACCGTCCCCGAGCTGGATGCAGACGTTCAAGGAGGAGGATCTCTACGGCATGCAGGCTCTGGCCTACCGCACCCTGGCCGAGCACGAGCCCGGAGCGGCCGTGCACGCCCAGTACTTCGCGGCGAAGGCCCTGGCGCTGCGGGTCGACGGACGGCAGCGCTCGAAGATCTTCGACTTCCTGTCGATGGCCTCGGCCTGCTTCATCGCCGACGACCCCGAACAGGCGGACAGGTACGCGCGGTTGGCCCTCGCGTCGATGGGATCGAACTCCTCCCACCGCACCTGGGACCGGCTGCGCGAGATGTACCGGCTCACCGCCCAGTACGCCGGCTATCCGAAGATCCACGAACTGCGGGAGGAGATCGCACTCGCGCTGCCGAAGATCCAGTCCAGGAGCCCGAGGGCCAAGGGCGGCAACAGCGCACAGGCATAG
- a CDS encoding PP2C family protein-serine/threonine phosphatase: MPSHLSADRPAAQPPARGSVDALISQARRLMGDVDAVRRDAQHDGADPRERWQRALCDLALHQLNDLDEHLAQLRDGPPPVPTAVEAAPTPTAVPEAPRDDSLLSRVGSAEWNLLTDEASWSGELYQILGRDPAAPPLTLDELPSLILDEDRPALTTMVTDCLIDAKPIDGEFRIVRPDGAVRTVHMMGEPVLDADGGTASMWAVLRDVSELRRSQRTVSETRDSLQLHRHHAQTERRLAVELQEAVLPPWRGSLRLPHQGPETLDLAARYLPSSTSALIGGDWYDALQLSDGATLLSVGDLTGHGVAVTSGMAMLLGALRGMAMAGTEPGQLMSWLNQLLDATVQPALGSAVCCRYRPETRTLAWAQAGHPAPLLFRGGTGRVLSAPDGVLLGATSGAAYGQAEETLEAGDVLLLHTDGLVPGHSGEAAVRQLLDLAPRFGEARTSQDCVRMVVEEFGDTERADDACVLVARTT; this comes from the coding sequence ATGCCGTCCCACCTCTCCGCGGACCGCCCCGCCGCCCAACCGCCCGCGCGTGGTTCGGTCGACGCGCTGATATCGCAGGCGCGGCGGCTCATGGGCGACGTGGACGCCGTACGACGGGACGCGCAGCACGACGGTGCGGACCCGCGGGAGCGGTGGCAGCGGGCGCTGTGCGATCTGGCGCTGCATCAACTCAACGATCTCGACGAGCACTTGGCCCAGCTGCGGGACGGCCCGCCGCCCGTGCCGACGGCCGTGGAAGCGGCGCCGACCCCGACTGCCGTACCGGAAGCGCCTCGTGACGACTCGCTGCTCAGCCGGGTCGGCAGCGCGGAGTGGAATCTGCTGACGGACGAGGCTAGTTGGTCCGGGGAGCTGTACCAGATCCTCGGCCGTGACCCGGCCGCTCCCCCGCTCACTCTGGACGAACTGCCGTCCCTGATCCTCGACGAGGACCGGCCCGCGCTGACCACGATGGTCACGGACTGCCTGATCGACGCCAAGCCGATCGACGGCGAGTTCCGCATCGTACGGCCCGACGGCGCCGTACGGACGGTGCACATGATGGGCGAGCCCGTGCTCGACGCCGACGGCGGCACCGCCTCGATGTGGGCCGTGCTGCGGGACGTCAGCGAACTGCGCCGCAGCCAGCGGACGGTGAGCGAGACCCGTGACTCGCTGCAGCTCCACCGGCACCACGCGCAGACCGAGCGCCGGCTCGCGGTCGAGCTGCAGGAGGCCGTGCTGCCGCCGTGGCGCGGCTCCCTGCGGCTCCCGCACCAGGGGCCGGAGACCTTGGACCTGGCCGCCCGCTATCTGCCCTCCTCCACGAGCGCGCTGATCGGCGGCGACTGGTACGACGCGCTCCAACTGTCGGACGGGGCAACGCTGTTGAGCGTCGGCGACCTCACCGGACACGGTGTCGCCGTCACCTCGGGCATGGCGATGCTGCTCGGCGCCCTGCGCGGCATGGCGATGGCGGGCACCGAGCCCGGTCAACTGATGTCCTGGCTCAACCAGTTACTCGACGCCACCGTCCAACCGGCCCTGGGCAGCGCGGTGTGCTGCCGCTACCGGCCCGAGACCCGCACCCTGGCGTGGGCGCAGGCAGGACACCCCGCCCCGCTGCTGTTCCGCGGCGGGACGGGGCGCGTGCTGAGCGCACCGGACGGCGTCCTGCTCGGCGCCACCTCGGGGGCGGCCTACGGACAGGCCGAGGAGACCCTCGAAGCGGGCGACGTCCTGCTGCTGCACACCGACGGACTGGTGCCCGGGCACAGTGGAGAGGCCGCCGTGCGCCAACTCCTCGACCTGGCACCGCGGTTCGGCGAGGCGCGAACCTCGCAGGACTGCGTGCGGATGGTCGTGGAGGAGTTCGGCGACACCGAGCGCGCGGACGACGCGTGCGTGCTCGTCGCCAGGACGACCTGA